A DNA window from Flavisolibacter ginsenosidimutans contains the following coding sequences:
- a CDS encoding NADH-quinone oxidoreductase subunit J family protein gives MGITQILFWALTALALFSALMVITSKNPVYSVLWLIVTFFTISGHYLLLNAQFLAIVNIIVYAGAIMVLFLFVIMLMNLSKDTEPQKSKWLKLAGAVAGGCLLLVLVAALRNTETRMTELGSGDIGLIQNLGRELFTHYVVPFEIASILFLSAMVGAVIIGKREEKSPVHEEIKKVEAIQNEMNVSESVS, from the coding sequence ATGGGCATTACACAAATTCTTTTTTGGGCACTCACCGCACTGGCACTCTTTAGTGCGTTGATGGTGATTACCAGCAAAAATCCGGTGTACAGTGTGCTTTGGCTCATTGTCACCTTCTTCACCATTTCCGGTCATTATCTTTTGCTGAACGCACAATTTCTCGCCATTGTGAACATCATTGTTTACGCTGGCGCCATCATGGTTTTGTTTCTCTTCGTTATTATGCTCATGAATTTGAGCAAAGACACCGAGCCGCAAAAAAGCAAATGGCTCAAACTGGCGGGCGCCGTTGCGGGTGGTTGCTTGTTGCTGGTGTTGGTAGCGGCTTTGCGCAACACCGAAACACGCATGACGGAATTGGGCAGCGGTGATATTGGCCTTATTCAAAACCTCGGGCGGGAACTGTTTACGCATTACGTGGTACCGTTCGAAATCGCAAGCATTCTTTTTTTAAGCGCAATGGTGGGAGCGGTGATCATCGGCAAGCGTGAGGAGAAAAGTCCTGTACACGAAGAAATCAAAAAGGTAGAAGCGATTCAAAACGAAATGAACGTTTCCGAATCCGTTTCGTAA
- a CDS encoding complex I subunit 4 family protein, with protein MIVLLLFLVPLIGGLVSFFLREDKAIRGWALLVSFVALALAIVGNVSSTAETSLQYSTPWLGTLNSNFALKLDGLGKILCLLTAVAYPVIFLSTWNSTYRKPYNFFGLMLLTQAGLIGVFTSMDALAFYFFWELALIPVYFLCSGWGGERRVQATFKFFIYTFTGSVLMLIGLLYLYFLTPDRSFSIESFYRLAEIKGWNQSLVFWLLFGAFAVKMPIFPFHTWQPDTYEQSPTAVTMVLSGLMVKMGVYGMIRWVMPVVPNAAWSWGDVVSTLAVIGVVYASILAIQQNDLKRLIAYSSIAHIGIMALAIFSETHIALQGVMMQMFNHGINIIGLWIVVELIERQFGTRKLSELGGLAAKAPSLAILLVVMALANISLPLTNAFVGEFMMFSGIFGTTLTKYNVVFTVFALLSIILAAVYMLTMIQKVFFGEVNERTANAVDIRLSEKLALSILVVLVFAFGVYPQPLLNITNGFAESIINTSTKALSQTLSR; from the coding sequence ATGATTGTACTGTTACTTTTTTTGGTTCCATTAATCGGCGGGCTTGTTTCTTTTTTTCTTAGAGAAGACAAGGCTATTCGCGGTTGGGCTTTGTTGGTTTCTTTTGTGGCGCTTGCGCTTGCAATCGTAGGCAATGTTTCATCAACCGCTGAAACTTCTTTACAATATTCTACGCCGTGGCTGGGAACGCTCAATTCAAATTTTGCGCTAAAGCTGGATGGCCTGGGAAAGATTCTTTGCCTGCTCACGGCCGTTGCTTATCCTGTCATTTTCCTCTCCACCTGGAACTCGACTTACCGCAAGCCCTATAACTTTTTTGGTTTGATGTTGCTCACGCAAGCCGGTTTGATTGGCGTGTTCACGTCAATGGACGCACTGGCCTTTTATTTCTTTTGGGAGTTGGCTTTGATACCTGTTTACTTTTTGTGTTCGGGTTGGGGCGGTGAAAGAAGAGTACAGGCAACGTTCAAGTTTTTCATTTACACATTTACCGGCTCGGTGCTCATGCTCATTGGGCTTTTGTATCTCTATTTTCTTACACCCGACCGTTCTTTTTCCATTGAATCGTTTTATCGTCTTGCAGAAATAAAAGGCTGGAACCAATCGCTGGTGTTTTGGCTGCTCTTCGGCGCCTTTGCGGTGAAGATGCCCATCTTTCCCTTTCACACCTGGCAGCCCGATACTTACGAGCAATCGCCAACAGCGGTAACCATGGTGTTAAGTGGTTTGATGGTGAAAATGGGCGTGTACGGCATGATTCGCTGGGTAATGCCGGTGGTGCCGAATGCGGCTTGGAGCTGGGGCGATGTGGTTTCAACCCTGGCCGTTATCGGTGTTGTTTATGCCTCCATACTTGCCATTCAGCAAAACGATTTAAAACGCCTGATCGCTTACTCTTCCATTGCGCACATCGGCATTATGGCGCTGGCTATTTTTTCTGAAACACACATTGCTTTGCAGGGTGTGATGATGCAGATGTTTAACCACGGCATCAATATCATTGGCTTGTGGATCGTTGTGGAATTAATCGAGCGCCAATTTGGTACACGCAAACTTTCGGAGCTTGGTGGCCTTGCGGCCAAGGCGCCTTCGCTCGCCATTTTGTTGGTGGTGATGGCACTGGCCAATATTTCGCTTCCGCTGACCAATGCTTTTGTGGGTGAGTTCATGATGTTCAGCGGCATCTTTGGTACAACGCTTACGAAGTACAACGTTGTGTTCACCGTGTTTGCTTTATTGAGCATTATTCTGGCTGCGGTGTACATGCTCACCATGATTCAAAAAGTTTTCTTTGGCGAGGTGAACGAACGCACTGCGAATGCGGTGGATATTCGCTTGTCCGAAAAGCTGGCGTTGAGCATTCTGGTTGTTCTGGTGTTTGCCTTCGGCGTTTATCCGCAACCTTTGCTGAACATCACCAACGGCTTTGCAGAATCAATTATCAACACGTCAACCAAGGCATTGTCTCAAACTCTTTCCAGATAA
- a CDS encoding NADH-quinone oxidoreductase subunit N, which translates to MNAIIFSAVSGVIMMFSGFGLKNSAVRSLALALLSLVIVSAVFELRGIAFFHINTGGMLSFDHFALLFTLIATVSTLVFFLLSARDMEKIGLNYSDYFALIFFVLSGVIISASFQSLLMLFLGIEIMSIPLYILTGSDKRSLKSNEASLKYFLMGSFSTGLMLMGIALIYGAAGTFSTVNIILPEGKVPVLFVTGLLFLLFALSFKVSAAPFHFWTPDVYDGAPTVITSFMATVVKAAGFIAFMRLFSDAFRTIGGEWKLIVAIVVAATLFIGNITAVFQQSVKRMLAYSSISQAGFMMLAVYTLTAEAKEGLLLYGAAYSLATIGIFAVLAKMKDYTFDGFNGFAKQQPLVAATLVIFLLSLAGIPLTAGFLSKFYMLSATVSVGNVWLAVFAVLMAAISVYYYFRLIQAMYFKDGTATLPSVSMGFKVTLVAVAAITVILGVYPNLLLYWLYF; encoded by the coding sequence ATGAACGCAATAATTTTTTCGGCGGTTTCAGGTGTGATCATGATGTTCAGTGGCTTTGGCCTGAAGAACAGCGCGGTGCGATCGCTGGCATTGGCGCTTCTTTCGCTTGTCATCGTCAGTGCTGTATTTGAATTGCGCGGCATCGCCTTCTTCCACATCAACACGGGGGGCATGTTATCGTTTGATCATTTTGCACTTCTCTTTACCTTGATTGCAACGGTGTCAACGCTGGTGTTTTTTCTTTTGTCGGCAAGAGATATGGAGAAGATTGGCCTAAATTATTCCGATTATTTTGCGCTTATCTTTTTTGTATTGAGCGGCGTGATCATTTCGGCTTCTTTCCAATCGCTGCTCATGCTTTTTTTGGGCATCGAAATCATGTCCATTCCACTGTATATTTTGACGGGAAGCGACAAGCGAAGCCTCAAAAGCAACGAGGCTTCGCTGAAATATTTTTTGATGGGTTCTTTTTCAACGGGACTGATGCTGATGGGCATTGCGTTGATTTACGGAGCGGCGGGAACCTTCAGTACCGTGAACATCATTCTGCCCGAAGGCAAAGTGCCGGTCTTGTTTGTAACGGGCTTGTTGTTTTTGCTTTTTGCGCTTTCGTTTAAAGTATCGGCGGCGCCTTTTCATTTTTGGACCCCGGATGTTTATGACGGTGCGCCAACGGTGATCACGTCTTTCATGGCAACGGTGGTAAAGGCTGCGGGCTTTATCGCTTTCATGCGTTTGTTTTCCGATGCCTTCCGCACTATCGGCGGCGAATGGAAATTGATCGTTGCCATTGTCGTTGCGGCCACTTTATTTATTGGCAACATTACGGCCGTTTTTCAACAAAGCGTCAAGCGCATGTTGGCTTATTCGTCCATTTCGCAGGCGGGCTTTATGATGCTAGCCGTTTATACCCTTACTGCCGAAGCAAAGGAAGGTTTGTTGCTTTACGGCGCGGCTTATTCGTTAGCGACTATCGGCATTTTTGCGGTGCTGGCTAAAATGAAAGATTACACCTTTGACGGCTTCAACGGCTTTGCCAAACAACAGCCGCTTGTGGCCGCAACCCTGGTCATCTTTTTACTTTCATTAGCGGGTATTCCGTTAACGGCTGGTTTCCTTTCAAAGTTTTACATGTTGAGCGCAACCGTATCGGTGGGCAACGTGTGGCTAGCCGTCTTTGCCGTACTGATGGCGGCTATTTCTGTTTACTATTATTTCCGGCTCATTCAGGCCATGTACTTTAAGGATGGAACGGCTACGCTGCCTTCTGTTTCTATGGGCTTTAAAGTTACGCTTGTGGCCGTGGCGGCCATAACGGTTATTCTTGGGGTATATCCCAATCTGCTTCTTTACTGGTTGTACTTTTAA
- the nuoK gene encoding NADH-quinone oxidoreductase subunit NuoK codes for MDIKYYIFLSVALFVIGIVGVLTRRNAIIIFMCIELMLNATNLLLVAFSKMHYLAGKATNATAGIDGQLFVFFIMVVAAAEVSVGLAIIVMLYRNTHSVDVNFLNRLKH; via the coding sequence ATGGACATAAAATATTACATCTTCCTTTCCGTTGCCTTGTTCGTCATCGGCATTGTGGGTGTGCTCACCCGCCGCAACGCCATCATTATATTCATGTGCATCGAACTGATGCTGAACGCGACAAACCTGTTGCTCGTGGCATTTTCAAAAATGCATTACCTGGCCGGCAAGGCAACGAACGCAACGGCGGGCATAGACGGACAGTTGTTCGTATTCTTCATCATGGTAGTAGCCGCGGCGGAAGTCAGCGTGGGTTTGGCCATTATTGTGATGCTGTACCGCAACACGCATTCGGTGGACGTAAACTTTTTGAACAGACTAAAACATTAA
- the nuoI gene encoding NADH-quinone oxidoreductase subunit NuoI gives MQALTNRKKQVERKPMTLMEKLYLPSIFKGMGITFSHLFKKKPTISYPEQQRPFPSVFRGLHILNRDEEGRERCTACGLCAVACPAEAITMEAAERQPGEEHLFREEKYAAKYEINMLRCIFCGLCEEACPKDAIYLTQTVAPANYGRKGFIYKKEDLLIPDPTTDREAYEKAKGTIGTGVK, from the coding sequence AGCCGATGACGCTGATGGAAAAGCTTTACCTGCCTTCCATCTTTAAAGGCATGGGCATTACGTTCTCGCACTTGTTCAAGAAGAAACCCACAATTAGTTACCCGGAACAGCAGCGTCCGTTTCCCTCTGTGTTTCGCGGCCTGCACATTTTAAACCGCGACGAGGAAGGCCGCGAACGCTGCACCGCCTGCGGCCTTTGTGCCGTGGCTTGTCCGGCAGAGGCCATTACAATGGAAGCCGCCGAACGTCAGCCCGGTGAAGAACACTTGTTCCGCGAAGAAAAATATGCGGCCAAATACGAGATAAACATGTTGCGCTGCATTTTCTGTGGCTTGTGCGAAGAGGCTTGCCCGAAAGACGCCATTTACCTAACGCAAACCGTTGCGCCGGCTAACTATGGCCGCAAGGGCTTTATTTATAAAAAAGAAGATTTGCTGATTCCCGATCCAACAACCGACCGCGAGGCCTACGAGAAAGCCAAGGGCACAATTGGAACGGGTGTGAAATAA
- the nuoL gene encoding NADH-quinone oxidoreductase subunit L, which translates to MKNLILLIPLLPFLGFLINGLLRRQLSKGLIGVIGSGTVLASFIISLYAFFNLDAIGGGQAISSSARIVGNPVLRYFDFINVGDLKVPFAFQIDQLSSLFLLIITGVGFLIHLYSTAYMHEEKREHFGRYFAYLNLFVFSMLLLVMGANYVIMFIGWEGVGLCSYLLIGYWFKNIDYTKAAKKAFVMNRIGDFGFLLAIFWIISKVHTTNFTDVFLHLSSFSTKDLIGITLLLFLGATGKSTQIPLYTWLPDAMAGPTPVSALIHAATMVTAGIYMIARSNALYSLAPITLNVVAIIGAATALLAATIALRQNDIKKVLAYSTVSQLGYMFLALGTGAYIAAVFHVMTHAFFKALLFLGSGSVIHAVSGNQDIRAMGGLRKALPVTYTTFLIGCLAIAGIAPLSGFFSKDAILLSAFEHNKILWVIGLLTAGLTAFYMFRLLFITFSGTFRGTEEQRHHIHESPAAMTIPLIVLAVLSIVGGFVNVPGVFMRGGEKLTAFLSPVIPVNEGAAVSHSTEWMLMGLTTAVAVIAIVIAWSRYRRYKEEKETPLARTLENKWYVDELYDAIVVKPLNSLGKAVNTFIERGTIDAMVNGVGRLVNYGSRQLRWLQSGQVGAYVLLMVISMVLLFIVQFFLRK; encoded by the coding sequence ATGAAGAACTTAATTTTACTCATACCGCTTTTGCCTTTTCTGGGTTTTTTGATTAACGGCTTGTTGCGCAGGCAACTTAGCAAAGGATTGATTGGCGTGATTGGCAGCGGAACGGTTCTGGCTTCCTTCATCATTAGCCTTTACGCTTTTTTTAACCTTGATGCCATCGGCGGCGGACAAGCCATTAGCTCCAGTGCAAGAATCGTTGGCAATCCCGTTCTTCGTTATTTTGATTTTATCAACGTTGGTGATTTAAAAGTCCCCTTCGCGTTTCAGATTGACCAACTTTCGTCTCTCTTTTTATTAATCATTACCGGCGTTGGTTTTCTCATCCATCTTTATTCAACGGCTTACATGCACGAAGAAAAGCGGGAGCACTTCGGCCGCTACTTCGCTTATTTGAATTTGTTTGTGTTCTCGATGTTGCTGCTGGTGATGGGCGCCAATTACGTCATCATGTTCATCGGTTGGGAAGGCGTGGGACTTTGTTCTTATTTGTTGATTGGTTACTGGTTTAAAAACATTGATTATACAAAGGCTGCCAAGAAGGCTTTTGTGATGAACCGCATCGGCGACTTTGGGTTTCTGCTCGCTATCTTCTGGATCATTTCAAAAGTGCACACCACCAATTTCACCGACGTCTTTTTGCATCTTTCAAGCTTTTCTACAAAAGATTTAATCGGCATTACACTGTTGTTGTTTTTGGGTGCAACGGGCAAGAGTACGCAAATTCCTTTGTACACCTGGTTGCCCGATGCCATGGCCGGTCCTACGCCGGTGTCTGCGTTAATCCACGCGGCAACGATGGTGACTGCCGGCATTTACATGATAGCCCGCAGCAACGCACTCTATTCATTAGCGCCAATTACGCTGAACGTTGTGGCCATTATTGGCGCGGCTACGGCCTTGCTTGCAGCAACGATAGCACTTCGTCAAAACGACATTAAAAAAGTGTTGGCTTATTCAACGGTCAGTCAACTCGGGTATATGTTTCTGGCACTGGGAACCGGCGCTTACATAGCCGCGGTATTTCACGTCATGACGCATGCCTTCTTTAAAGCCCTTTTGTTTCTTGGCTCTGGCTCTGTGATTCATGCCGTCAGCGGCAATCAGGACATTCGCGCCATGGGCGGCCTGCGCAAAGCCTTGCCCGTTACTTACACAACGTTTTTAATTGGCTGTTTGGCCATTGCGGGCATTGCGCCGCTGAGCGGTTTCTTTTCAAAAGACGCCATTTTGCTAAGTGCTTTTGAGCACAACAAAATTTTGTGGGTGATTGGTTTGCTTACCGCAGGCCTTACCGCATTTTATATGTTCCGCTTGCTGTTCATCACCTTTAGCGGAACCTTTAGAGGTACGGAAGAACAACGGCATCACATTCACGAAAGCCCCGCGGCCATGACGATCCCGCTCATCGTTCTTGCGGTGCTTTCCATTGTGGGCGGCTTTGTAAACGTTCCGGGAGTGTTCATGCGCGGCGGCGAAAAACTGACGGCCTTTTTAAGCCCTGTGATTCCGGTTAACGAAGGCGCAGCTGTTTCGCATTCTACCGAATGGATGTTGATGGGATTAACGACTGCGGTTGCAGTGATCGCCATCGTGATTGCCTGGAGTCGTTACAGAAGATATAAGGAAGAAAAGGAAACGCCGCTTGCCCGCACGCTGGAAAACAAATGGTACGTGGATGAACTCTACGACGCCATCGTTGTAAAGCCATTGAACAGCTTGGGCAAAGCAGTAAACACGTTTATCGAACGCGGCACCATTGACGCCATGGTAAACGGTGTAGGAAGGCTTGTTAATTACGGAAGCCGGCAACTGCGCTGGCTGCAAAGCGGACAGGTAGGCGCTTACGTGCTGCTGATGGTGATTAGCATGGTGTTGTTGTTTATTGTGCAGTTCTTTCTGCGGAAATAA